The Nitrospinaceae bacterium genome window below encodes:
- a CDS encoding membrane protein: MVYLKIPPVSDRMGSLLFRIYEKAVLNYPRVWLVLIALLMVVCGLHAQDFKLDASADSLVLENDEDLRYFRATNKVYGSDDFLVITYAPFDGLLSDRSLEGLRGLKKDLSELPRMDSVVSILNVPLLESPKVRISELGENNRTIETPGVDKEMAFREFRESPIYRKLLASEDGTTTAILATYKRDEKYFSLLEKRNDLREKKRTSGRLSAEEEQTLKQVSWEFKQYLAELNKIQKKEIAEVRAILDKYRDRAKIFLGGVTMITADMIDFIASDISTFGTGVLLLMIVVMWLFFRRKRWVTLPILCCAVAVWVVVGTLGWLDWRITVISSNFISILIIITISLTIHLIVRYGELHAENPDMDQKSLVRKTIQLIFQPCFYTSITTIVAFTSLVVSGIRPVIDFGWIMTLGIAMGFVLAFIIFPSFLSLMSPKGSVSSQDATKRMTNAIAVFTLHHQNRIIGLTAILVLLCGVGISQLRVDNRFIDYFKTDTEIYQGLSVIDKKLGGTTPLDIIINADQDFFDYLAELNEQKGEKDIFDDPFSEMEDEIEENYWFHPDKLLEVEKIHDYLESLPEIGKVLSIATTLKVVRSLSGDKVPDDYDLTLYRKLFPEEPKKSFLDPYLSKDANQIRISMRIEETDPKLNRGKLIEKIKKFLVHEMEIDEERIRFTGMTVLYNNMLQSLYRSQILTLGMVFLSILFMFVILFRRFFLALLAMVPNIFSALAILGLMGWLDIPLDMMTITIAAITIGIAVDDTIHYIHRFQREFASNPDYAQDVLRCHGSIGRAIYYTSITVTVGFSILTLSNFIPTLYFGLLTGLAMILALLGNLILLPLLIVRFKPLGPEPKAA, translated from the coding sequence GTGGTCTATTTAAAAATTCCTCCCGTTTCTGACCGCATGGGTTCCCTTTTATTCCGCATCTATGAAAAGGCCGTTCTGAACTATCCTCGTGTCTGGCTGGTGCTGATTGCTCTATTGATGGTGGTTTGTGGACTGCATGCCCAGGATTTCAAACTGGATGCCTCGGCGGATTCTCTGGTCCTGGAAAATGACGAAGACCTTCGTTATTTTCGCGCAACCAACAAAGTCTATGGAAGCGATGACTTTTTGGTCATCACTTACGCTCCCTTCGACGGCTTGCTGTCCGACCGATCCCTTGAGGGCCTCAGAGGATTGAAAAAAGATCTCTCCGAGCTGCCAAGAATGGATTCGGTGGTCAGCATTTTAAACGTTCCTTTGCTTGAGAGCCCCAAGGTCAGAATATCCGAGTTGGGTGAAAACAACCGGACGATCGAAACTCCCGGTGTCGATAAAGAGATGGCTTTTCGGGAGTTCAGAGAAAGCCCGATTTACCGAAAACTGCTCGCCAGTGAAGACGGTACAACTACAGCCATTCTCGCCACCTACAAGCGCGATGAAAAATACTTCTCCCTTCTTGAAAAAAGAAACGATCTCAGGGAAAAAAAGCGAACCTCAGGGCGCCTGTCTGCGGAAGAAGAACAAACCCTGAAACAAGTTTCATGGGAATTCAAACAGTATCTTGCTGAGTTAAATAAGATTCAAAAAAAGGAAATCGCCGAGGTGCGGGCTATTCTGGACAAATACCGCGACCGGGCGAAAATTTTCCTGGGCGGCGTGACCATGATCACGGCTGACATGATCGATTTCATCGCCAGCGATATTTCCACATTCGGCACCGGTGTTCTGTTGCTGATGATCGTCGTGATGTGGCTCTTTTTCAGAAGAAAACGCTGGGTGACCCTGCCCATCCTTTGCTGTGCCGTTGCCGTGTGGGTGGTTGTCGGGACACTGGGTTGGCTGGATTGGCGGATAACCGTCATTTCCTCCAATTTTATTTCCATATTGATCATTATCACCATCTCCCTGACGATTCATCTGATCGTCCGCTATGGAGAACTGCATGCTGAAAATCCGGATATGGACCAAAAAAGCCTTGTCCGCAAGACCATTCAGCTTATATTTCAACCCTGCTTTTATACTTCAATCACCACCATCGTGGCTTTTACCTCTCTGGTGGTCAGCGGCATCCGGCCGGTGATTGATTTCGGCTGGATCATGACTCTTGGCATTGCCATGGGATTTGTCCTGGCCTTCATTATTTTTCCCTCTTTTTTGAGTTTGATGAGTCCCAAAGGATCGGTTTCGAGCCAGGATGCTACCAAGCGTATGACGAACGCCATTGCGGTGTTCACGCTTCACCATCAAAACAGGATCATTGGATTGACTGCCATCCTCGTTTTGCTCTGCGGCGTGGGGATTTCGCAATTGCGCGTCGATAACCGCTTCATTGATTATTTTAAAACCGATACAGAAATATACCAGGGGCTGAGCGTCATCGATAAAAAGCTGGGCGGCACCACACCGCTGGACATCATCATCAATGCGGACCAGGATTTTTTCGATTATTTAGCGGAATTGAACGAGCAAAAGGGTGAGAAGGATATTTTTGACGATCCGTTCAGTGAGATGGAGGATGAGATAGAGGAGAATTACTGGTTTCACCCGGACAAGCTGCTTGAGGTCGAAAAAATACACGATTATCTGGAATCTCTTCCCGAGATCGGAAAGGTTCTTTCCATCGCCACGACCTTGAAGGTCGTCCGATCTTTAAGCGGCGATAAGGTCCCGGATGATTACGATCTGACGCTATACCGCAAGCTTTTCCCTGAAGAGCCTAAAAAAAGTTTCCTCGATCCTTACTTATCGAAAGACGCTAACCAGATCCGAATCAGCATGCGTATTGAAGAAACCGATCCTAAACTCAACCGCGGAAAACTGATTGAAAAGATAAAAAAATTCCTGGTCCACGAGATGGAGATCGACGAGGAAAGAATTCGATTCACCGGAATGACGGTTTTATACAATAATATGCTGCAAAGCCTTTACCGGTCGCAGATTTTAACTCTGGGGATGGTGTTTTTGTCGATCCTATTCATGTTTGTCATTTTATTTCGGCGTTTTTTTCTAGCGCTGTTGGCGATGGTTCCAAATATTTTTTCGGCGTTGGCAATTCTGGGGTTGATGGGATGGCTGGACATTCCGCTGGATATGATGACCATCACCATTGCCGCCATCACCATCGGCATCGCGGTCGACGACACCATTCACTACATTCATAGGTTTCAACGCGAGTTCGCTTCCAACCCGGATTATGCCCAGGATGTTCTGCGCTGTCACGGGAGCATTGGGCGGGCGATTTATTACACTTCCATCACGGTGACGGTGGGCTTTTCTATTCTGACTCTGTCGAACTTCATTCCCACTTTATATTTTGGTTTGTTGACCGGGCTGGCCATGATTCTGGCTCTGCTGGGAAACTTGATTTTGTTGCCGCTATTGATCGTCAGGTTCAAACCTCTGGGGCCTGAACCGAAGGCGGCGTAA
- a CDS encoding organic solvent tolerance ABC transporter substrate-binding protein: MVKGHCKVGFAAIGFMFMLLFCPQSVFASEITKSVKATIDEVITIVTDENLKDQAKVRRAKVREAIGKRFNFRQMVRRSLAQDWEKRTPKEQEEFQDLFKRLLENSYASKIESYSDEKINYVDEIIKGNYALVKTEIVRKDSTVAVDYKLIRNNGEWMVYDFVIEGVSLIRNYRSQFTKIIRKESYEVLVKRLSDKIQEIENGNGGANSENL, translated from the coding sequence ATGGTGAAAGGACACTGTAAGGTTGGATTTGCAGCCATTGGTTTCATGTTTATGTTGTTGTTTTGTCCTCAATCCGTGTTCGCTTCCGAGATTACCAAAAGCGTTAAGGCCACTATCGATGAAGTCATTACCATCGTGACGGATGAAAACCTGAAAGATCAGGCAAAGGTGCGCAGGGCGAAAGTCCGTGAAGCGATAGGTAAACGTTTTAACTTTCGCCAGATGGTCAGGCGTTCTTTAGCACAGGACTGGGAGAAACGAACGCCCAAAGAGCAAGAAGAATTCCAGGATCTGTTCAAGAGGCTTCTGGAAAATTCCTATGCCAGTAAAATTGAATCCTATAGCGATGAAAAAATCAACTACGTCGATGAAATCATCAAAGGGAATTATGCCCTGGTCAAAACTGAAATCGTACGTAAAGACAGTACGGTTGCGGTTGACTATAAATTGATCCGGAATAATGGCGAATGGATGGTGTACGACTTTGTGATTGAAGGCGTGAGTTTGATCCGCAATTACCGCTCCCAGTTCACCAAGATTATTCGAAAAGAGTCCTACGAGGTTTTGGTGAAACGGTTATCAGACAAGATTCAGGAAATCGAAAATGGTAACGGGGGTGCAAATTCCGAGAATCTTTAA
- a CDS encoding glycosyl transferase — translation MLSGFVEAGHEVTACAPENNPEFIEKFTQIGVSFITFPLARNGMNPVKDLYAIAFLVKTLRKIKPEYVFSASMKPVIYGSLAARLAGVPKVFSLISGSGYAFMKTSLKNWLITIVVTSLYRLSLPKNRTVFFQNPDDLSQFVDLKLARKEQAVLVNGSGVDLEYYRPAPLPENGPAFLLICRLIRDKGVVDYVDAARILKKRYPHATFNLLGPFDSNNTSALTKAQIEQWHQEDLIRYCGETEDVRPFISASCVYVLPSYYREGTPRSALEAMAMGRPIITTDAPGCRETVIEGKNGFLVPIKDPQALAEAMERFIVNPDLIQEMGESSRDYAVEKFDAHKVNAKIMKTMGLLNETGKD, via the coding sequence ATGTTGTCCGGTTTTGTCGAAGCCGGCCACGAGGTGACCGCCTGCGCTCCGGAAAACAATCCGGAGTTTATCGAAAAATTTACCCAAATAGGCGTTTCCTTCATCACTTTTCCTCTCGCGCGCAATGGGATGAACCCGGTCAAGGATTTGTACGCAATTGCGTTTCTCGTCAAAACTTTGCGCAAAATCAAACCCGAATATGTTTTTTCCGCTTCGATGAAACCGGTGATTTACGGGTCCCTGGCTGCCCGCTTGGCAGGGGTTCCCAAAGTTTTTTCTCTGATCTCAGGCTCCGGCTACGCATTCATGAAGACCTCTCTCAAAAACTGGTTGATAACCATCGTGGTGACATCTCTGTACCGTTTGAGCCTTCCCAAAAATCGCACCGTCTTCTTTCAAAACCCGGACGATCTGTCGCAGTTTGTGGACTTAAAGTTGGCTCGCAAAGAGCAGGCGGTTCTGGTCAACGGCTCGGGAGTGGATCTGGAATATTACCGGCCGGCTCCGCTCCCTGAAAATGGACCTGCGTTTTTGTTGATCTGCAGGTTGATTCGCGATAAAGGAGTCGTCGATTATGTGGACGCGGCGCGGATCCTAAAAAAACGTTATCCTCATGCTACCTTTAACCTACTCGGACCGTTTGACAGCAATAACACATCGGCTCTAACCAAAGCCCAAATCGAACAGTGGCATCAAGAGGACCTCATCCGCTATTGCGGAGAAACCGAAGACGTGCGCCCGTTTATTTCTGCTTCCTGCGTTTATGTTCTCCCCTCCTACTACAGAGAGGGCACGCCGCGCTCGGCATTGGAAGCCATGGCCATGGGACGGCCGATCATCACCACCGATGCCCCGGGATGCCGGGAAACAGTGATTGAAGGAAAAAACGGATTTCTTGTTCCCATTAAAGATCCGCAGGCTTTGGCCGAAGCGATGGAGCGCTTCATCGTTAATCCGGATTTGATTCAGGAAATGGGCGAATCCAGCCGGGATTACGCCGTCGAAAAATTCGATGCCCACAAGGTCAATGCGAAAATAATGAAGACTATGGGATTGCTAAATGAAACAGGGAAAGATTAA
- a CDS encoding UDP-N-acetyl-D-glucosamine dehydrogenase — translation MLIQKIKERSACIGVIGLGYVGLPLVQEFGKAGFQVIGLDIDQNKVDKLSKGESYIRHIPSEAISQIVKTGRFQATTDFAKASDCDCLLICVPTPLNDNREPDMSYIVKTAQKISPFLRKEQLVVLESTTYPGTTQDVLVPELESGSGLKANRDFFVAYSPEREDPNNKQFSTATIPKVIGADHPEGLEAANVLYLSVISKTVPVSDTKAAEASKLVENIFRSVNIALVNELKIIFDKMGIDVWEVIEASSTKPFGFMPFYPGPGLGGHCIPIDPFYLTWKAREFGVSTRFIELAGEVNVSMPEYVLQKILWALNNVGKSLKASRILILGMAYKKNVDDDRESPSFKIMELLEEYGAQVDFNDPYVPVVLGPKREYNQFVGKKSVSLDDLPKYDMTVILTDHSNYDYVDIVERSKIVVDTRNACGNIESDKIVKA, via the coding sequence TTGCTTATTCAAAAAATAAAAGAACGGTCAGCTTGTATCGGGGTGATTGGCCTGGGATACGTGGGTTTGCCCCTGGTTCAGGAATTCGGCAAGGCGGGATTTCAGGTGATCGGTCTGGATATAGATCAGAATAAAGTCGATAAGTTGTCCAAAGGGGAAAGTTATATCCGCCATATTCCCAGTGAGGCCATCTCGCAAATTGTGAAGACCGGGCGTTTCCAAGCCACAACCGATTTTGCAAAGGCATCTGACTGCGACTGTCTGCTCATTTGCGTTCCTACGCCTCTCAATGACAACCGGGAGCCCGATATGAGCTATATCGTGAAAACCGCGCAGAAGATTTCCCCGTTTTTAAGGAAAGAACAATTGGTTGTTCTTGAGTCCACAACTTATCCGGGAACCACTCAGGATGTGTTGGTGCCGGAGTTAGAGTCAGGAAGCGGTCTGAAGGCGAACCGGGATTTTTTTGTGGCTTATTCCCCAGAAAGGGAAGATCCCAACAACAAACAATTTTCCACAGCCACCATCCCCAAAGTGATCGGTGCGGACCATCCGGAAGGTTTGGAAGCGGCCAATGTTCTGTATCTATCGGTTATCAGCAAAACCGTTCCCGTTTCCGACACCAAAGCCGCGGAAGCATCCAAGCTGGTGGAAAATATATTCCGTTCCGTCAACATCGCTTTGGTCAATGAGCTGAAGATCATCTTCGACAAAATGGGGATCGATGTCTGGGAAGTGATCGAAGCGTCCAGCACGAAACCGTTTGGCTTCATGCCGTTTTACCCCGGTCCCGGCCTGGGAGGGCATTGCATTCCGATCGATCCTTTTTACCTGACCTGGAAAGCAAGAGAGTTTGGAGTTTCCACCCGATTTATCGAGCTTGCCGGTGAGGTCAACGTGTCGATGCCGGAGTATGTTTTGCAGAAAATTCTGTGGGCATTGAACAATGTCGGGAAAAGCTTGAAGGCGAGCCGGATTCTCATCCTGGGAATGGCTTATAAGAAAAACGTCGATGACGACCGGGAATCCCCCAGTTTTAAGATCATGGAACTTCTGGAGGAGTATGGAGCCCAGGTGGATTTTAACGATCCTTATGTTCCGGTTGTTCTCGGACCGAAACGGGAATATAATCAGTTTGTTGGAAAAAAGAGCGTGTCCCTGGATGATTTACCTAAATACGATATGACGGTGATTCTGACCGACCATTCCAACTATGATTATGTGGACATCGTGGAGCGGTCCAAAATCGTTGTGGACACCAGAAATGCCTGCGGAAACATTGAGTCGGATAAAATCGTCAAGGCCTGA
- a CDS encoding NAD-dependent epimerase, with the protein MKILVTGAAGFIGFHTAKRLLEEGHDIVGLDNVNDYYSVELKNARLAILNEFEKFKLYKDDLADSEAVANLFKKEQLQRVVHLGAQAGVRYSLDHPHAYIQSNVVGTLNILEGCRHNKVEHLVYASTSSVYGLNTKYPFSVHDCVNHPVSLYGATKKDNELMAHSYAHLFKLPVTGLRFFTVYGPWGRPDMALFLFTKNILAGKPIDVFNRGDMVRDFTYIDDIVEGVVRVVMKIPKGDANWDGTHPAPASSPAPYALYNIGSNAPVKLMDFILEIEKNLGMKAELNLMPFQLGDFHKSHADVSGLIEDFGYKPKFDVQVGVKNFVEWYTGYYKT; encoded by the coding sequence ATGAAAATTCTTGTCACAGGCGCCGCTGGCTTCATCGGATTTCACACCGCAAAACGACTTTTAGAGGAAGGTCACGACATCGTCGGCCTGGATAACGTCAACGATTACTATTCGGTGGAATTAAAAAATGCCCGATTAGCCATATTAAACGAGTTCGAAAAATTTAAGCTCTATAAAGATGATCTGGCCGATAGCGAGGCGGTAGCGAATCTTTTCAAAAAAGAACAACTCCAGCGGGTCGTTCATCTGGGAGCGCAGGCAGGCGTCCGTTACTCTTTGGATCATCCGCACGCTTATATTCAAAGCAATGTGGTGGGCACATTAAATATTCTGGAAGGATGCCGCCACAATAAGGTGGAACATCTGGTGTATGCCTCCACCAGCTCCGTTTATGGGTTGAACACCAAGTATCCGTTTTCAGTGCACGATTGCGTCAATCACCCGGTATCGCTTTACGGCGCCACGAAAAAGGATAATGAATTGATGGCCCATTCCTACGCCCACCTCTTCAAATTACCGGTGACGGGATTGCGCTTCTTCACGGTGTACGGTCCCTGGGGGCGTCCGGACATGGCGTTGTTCCTTTTTACCAAGAACATTCTGGCAGGTAAACCTATTGACGTTTTTAACCGCGGTGACATGGTGCGGGATTTCACCTATATCGATGACATCGTCGAGGGGGTGGTTCGCGTGGTCATGAAAATTCCCAAAGGCGATGCGAATTGGGACGGAACCCATCCCGCTCCGGCATCGTCTCCCGCCCCTTACGCCTTATACAATATTGGTTCCAATGCGCCGGTCAAATTGATGGACTTCATCCTGGAAATTGAAAAAAACCTGGGGATGAAGGCTGAATTGAATCTCATGCCCTTCCAACTGGGTGACTTTCACAAATCCCATGCGGATGTTTCGGGCCTCATTGAAGATTTCGGTTATAAGCCAAAATTTGATGTTCAGGTGGGGGTCAAAAATTTCGTGGAGTGGTACACCGGTTATTACAAAACGTGA
- a CDS encoding glutamine--scyllo-inositol aminotransferase, translating to MNVPLLDLSHQHQPLHDEIAQALNQVVGSNAFILGPEVNRLEKQIAEYCETQFAVGVSSGTDALLVSLMAIGLGPQDEVITTPYTFFATVGSITRLGAKPVFVDIDPVTYNIDPNKIEEKITLRTKAILPVHLYGQCADSETILKIAEKHNLYVIEDAAQAIGSQYKDGRKAGNMGDLGCFSFFPTKNLGCFGDGGMVVTNHPEMNDRVRMLRMHGSQPKYYHQLVGGNFRLDAIQAAVLNVKFPHLEAWNQSRRENALLYEMLFEESCLTETQKVQCPKAVYADSDVLNHHTYNQFVIQVADRDALRDYLQKEGIGTEVYYPLPLHLQQCFHYLGHREGDFPESERAAERTLALPIFPGLNREQQETVVQQIESFFKS from the coding sequence ATGAACGTCCCTTTACTGGACTTGAGTCATCAACACCAACCGCTTCACGATGAAATCGCCCAGGCGTTGAACCAGGTCGTGGGTAGCAACGCCTTCATCCTCGGGCCGGAGGTCAACAGGCTCGAAAAACAAATCGCAGAATATTGTGAAACGCAGTTCGCCGTCGGGGTTTCATCGGGGACGGATGCGCTGTTGGTTTCCCTGATGGCTATTGGCCTCGGCCCTCAGGATGAAGTCATCACGACGCCTTATACTTTTTTTGCAACGGTCGGCTCCATCACCCGCCTGGGCGCGAAACCGGTTTTTGTCGATATCGATCCGGTGACCTATAATATTGATCCGAACAAAATTGAAGAAAAAATCACTCTCAGAACAAAAGCCATTCTCCCCGTGCATCTTTATGGGCAATGTGCGGACAGTGAAACGATTTTAAAAATCGCCGAAAAGCACAATCTCTATGTGATTGAAGACGCCGCGCAGGCCATCGGATCGCAATACAAGGATGGACGCAAGGCCGGAAATATGGGGGATCTGGGATGTTTTTCCTTTTTCCCAACCAAGAACCTGGGGTGCTTTGGAGATGGAGGCATGGTGGTCACCAATCACCCGGAAATGAATGACCGGGTACGAATGTTGAGAATGCACGGCAGTCAGCCTAAATATTATCACCAACTGGTTGGCGGAAATTTTCGTCTGGATGCCATTCAAGCGGCGGTTTTAAACGTCAAATTTCCTCATTTGGAAGCGTGGAATCAATCGCGGCGGGAAAACGCGCTTCTCTATGAGATGTTGTTTGAGGAAAGTTGTTTGACCGAAACCCAGAAGGTGCAATGTCCGAAAGCGGTGTACGCGGATTCTGATGTTTTGAATCATCATACGTATAATCAATTCGTGATTCAGGTTGCTGACCGCGATGCGTTGCGCGATTATCTGCAAAAAGAAGGAATCGGGACGGAAGTTTATTATCCCCTTCCTCTGCATCTGCAACAATGCTTTCATTACCTTGGCCACAGGGAGGGAGATTTCCCGGAATCCGAACGGGCGGCGGAGCGAACCCTGGCCTTGCCGATTTTCCCAGGTTTGAATCGTGAGCAACAGGAAACCGTCGTGCAACAGATCGAATCATTTTTTAAAAGCTGA
- a CDS encoding oxidoreductase — translation MPKKLNVALIGGGYWGKNLARALNQLGVLRVVCDPSEDILKVKKDKYPNIETSTSFSETMAREDIESLVIATPAAMHYSMVKDALLAGKHVFVEKPLALTEKEGCELSDLAEKTGNVLFVGHILHYHPAIGKIKEMLDSGELGKIQYIYSNRLNLGKFRKEENILWSFAPHDISIILSLVNEEPYSVKAVGSSILHPRITDTTLTHLKFPSGVSAHIFVSWLHPFKEQKLVVIGDRKMVVFDDTVRREEKLVIYPHNILWQGNMPVPEKKEGVIIDLAPDWKEPLITECQAFLDGIEGKPVVTDGKEGIRVLKVLQQAQASMGGGMGPESDSDYFVHESSYVDEECTIGKGTKIWHYSHILKGSKIGNHASIGQNVVIGPNGLIGNNVKIQNNVSVYEGVVLEDDVFCGPSCVFTNVINPRSAIPRKDEFKTTIIRRGTSIGANATIICGNTIGKFAFIGAGSVVTSDVPDFALVLGNPAKTIGWMCECGERLEEDKSEPSCLACGRRYILKDNKIQPAFLGNG, via the coding sequence TTGCCCAAAAAATTAAACGTTGCCCTGATTGGAGGCGGCTATTGGGGGAAAAACCTGGCAAGGGCCCTCAATCAGCTTGGGGTCTTGAGGGTGGTCTGTGATCCTTCGGAAGATATTTTAAAGGTCAAGAAAGACAAATATCCCAACATAGAAACTTCCACCTCGTTTTCAGAAACGATGGCCCGGGAAGATATCGAAAGCCTTGTCATCGCGACACCGGCAGCCATGCATTACTCCATGGTCAAGGATGCCCTGCTGGCGGGTAAGCATGTTTTTGTCGAAAAGCCTCTGGCCTTAACGGAAAAGGAAGGGTGCGAGCTCAGTGATTTGGCGGAAAAAACCGGCAACGTTTTATTCGTCGGCCACATCCTTCATTACCATCCGGCCATCGGCAAAATAAAGGAAATGCTGGATAGTGGGGAGCTTGGAAAGATACAATACATCTATTCCAACCGCCTCAACCTGGGAAAATTCAGAAAAGAAGAAAACATTCTCTGGTCGTTTGCGCCGCACGATATCTCGATCATCCTTTCTCTGGTGAATGAGGAACCCTATTCTGTGAAAGCGGTGGGGTCGTCCATTTTGCACCCGAGGATCACAGACACCACGCTCACCCATTTAAAATTTCCGAGCGGGGTTTCAGCGCACATATTCGTTTCCTGGCTTCACCCTTTTAAGGAGCAGAAGCTGGTGGTGATCGGTGACCGGAAAATGGTCGTTTTTGACGATACGGTTCGCCGGGAAGAAAAGTTGGTTATTTATCCGCACAACATTCTCTGGCAGGGGAACATGCCCGTCCCGGAAAAGAAGGAAGGCGTTATTATCGATTTAGCGCCCGACTGGAAGGAACCTTTGATCACGGAGTGCCAAGCTTTTTTGGATGGTATCGAAGGGAAACCCGTGGTCACTGACGGGAAAGAGGGAATCCGGGTTTTAAAAGTCCTGCAGCAGGCGCAAGCCAGCATGGGAGGGGGCATGGGCCCAGAAAGCGACTCGGATTACTTTGTTCATGAGTCCAGTTATGTCGATGAGGAATGCACGATTGGTAAAGGCACGAAAATCTGGCATTATTCCCATATTCTTAAGGGTTCCAAAATCGGCAATCATGCCAGTATCGGGCAAAATGTAGTGATTGGCCCGAATGGTCTTATTGGAAACAATGTCAAAATTCAGAATAATGTGTCCGTCTATGAAGGTGTTGTTTTGGAGGATGATGTATTCTGCGGGCCTTCGTGTGTTTTTACCAACGTGATCAACCCGAGGAGCGCGATCCCGAGAAAAGATGAATTCAAAACCACGATCATTCGCCGAGGAACTTCCATAGGCGCCAATGCCACGATTATCTGCGGCAACACCATCGGTAAATTTGCCTTTATCGGCGCAGGTTCCGTGGTCACCAGCGATGTCCCGGATTTCGCCCTGGTTTTGGGGAACCCTGCCAAAACCATCGGGTGGATGTGCGAATGCGGCGAAAGACTGGAAGAAGATAAGTCTGAGCCTTCCTGCCTCGCATGCGGCAGACGCTATATTTTAAAGGACAATAAAATTCAACCGGCTTTTTTAGGAAATGGATAG
- a CDS encoding sugar ABC transporter substrate-binding protein, protein MKCIKMKVIIFICLTACFLLSHSAGAQVFGSSASDSARKGGKLEKDFSPSTPIINQSNPFVLGPEDLISISVWGNKELTTEMPVRPDGTISYPLIGDVKAQGLTPAQLKDTIAKEIRNYITDASVTVIVQEINSINISVAGEVVEPGTYKVNRPITLMHLFSMVKGFTEKADLRKSYLLRNGRKVKINIYSLVKEDDFTQNIWLKPNDLVFIHDNFGNRINIMGEVEKPQVVTYQEGMTVMDAILLAEGLTDIAKANGTKVYRKNLSQVRTGGGIQKISVPLDKVIFEGDLSKNLELKPGDIIHVPRSFF, encoded by the coding sequence ATGAAGTGCATTAAGATGAAGGTAATTATATTTATTTGTTTGACCGCGTGTTTCTTGCTGTCTCATTCAGCCGGTGCGCAGGTATTTGGTAGTTCCGCCAGTGATTCCGCCAGGAAAGGGGGAAAGCTGGAAAAGGATTTTTCACCATCGACTCCCATTATCAACCAAAGCAATCCATTTGTTTTGGGCCCGGAAGACCTCATCTCGATTTCCGTTTGGGGAAATAAAGAATTGACCACGGAAATGCCGGTTCGCCCCGATGGAACGATATCTTATCCCTTGATAGGAGATGTTAAAGCGCAAGGATTGACCCCGGCCCAGTTGAAGGACACTATCGCAAAAGAAATTAGGAACTATATTACCGATGCAAGTGTTACGGTGATTGTGCAGGAAATCAACAGCATCAATATTTCGGTGGCCGGCGAGGTGGTAGAGCCCGGTACCTATAAGGTCAACCGGCCCATTACTCTGATGCATTTATTTTCCATGGTGAAGGGTTTTACGGAAAAGGCTGATTTAAGAAAATCCTATCTTTTACGCAATGGTCGCAAGGTTAAAATAAACATCTATTCATTGGTGAAAGAGGATGATTTTACTCAAAACATCTGGCTGAAACCGAATGATCTTGTTTTTATTCATGACAATTTTGGCAACCGAATCAATATAATGGGTGAAGTCGAAAAGCCGCAGGTTGTTACCTATCAAGAGGGAATGACGGTCATGGACGCCATTCTCCTGGCGGAAGGGTTGACGGACATCGCTAAAGCCAATGGCACCAAGGTGTATAGAAAAAATTTATCGCAAGTGCGTACAGGGGGCGGAATTCAAAAAATAAGTGTGCCCCTTGATAAAGTGATCTTCGAGGGTGATTTGTCAAAAAATTTAGAACTAAAACCCGGAGACATCATTCACGTTCCCAGGAGCTTCTTTTAG